The Streptomyces sp. NBC_00224 genome has a window encoding:
- a CDS encoding FAD-binding oxidoreductase, with amino-acid sequence MTTSALAELRSQVRGRVLLTGDDDFDQARKPWNLAVQQPVSAVVEAADADDVAAVVRYAAAAGLAVAPQPGGRGASGDVEGVILLRTGKLDELHVDAAARSARVGAGVQGGQVQAAAGPLGLTGLPGSSPLVSVVGYTLGGGLSWFGRKYGWAADSVTAFDVVTADGTQARVTADSDAELFWALRGGGGDYAVVTAIEYDLHPAPTLFGGRMVWHGSQAPRVLDAFRKITSAAPDELTVWFNMLDIPNGPWLVTLDSTFLGEEAEGRALLSALDEIEGANADTRGVWPMAELGEIAHEPTEPGPSAARAELLTDLDDKVVAALLAEPIAPLLGMNIRHLGGALARPTENPQGPLTEPYTLSMFGVPSSPERRAEIVARQEALVQSVAPYISGRKPYTYLSPGDTAAAAFTPEALARLQQVKRDRDPRGVFRSNFPVLG; translated from the coding sequence ATGACCACGAGCGCTCTCGCCGAACTGCGTTCACAGGTGCGCGGCCGTGTCCTCCTGACCGGTGACGACGACTTCGACCAGGCACGAAAGCCGTGGAACCTCGCAGTCCAGCAGCCCGTCTCGGCGGTCGTCGAGGCCGCCGACGCCGACGACGTGGCGGCCGTGGTGCGGTATGCGGCCGCCGCCGGACTCGCCGTCGCGCCCCAGCCCGGCGGCCGGGGCGCCAGCGGCGACGTGGAGGGAGTGATCCTGCTCCGCACGGGCAAGCTCGACGAGCTGCACGTCGACGCCGCCGCCCGTAGCGCGCGCGTCGGCGCGGGCGTCCAGGGCGGGCAGGTCCAGGCGGCGGCCGGGCCGCTCGGCCTGACCGGGCTGCCGGGCAGCTCCCCGCTGGTCAGCGTGGTCGGCTACACGCTCGGCGGCGGGCTCAGCTGGTTCGGTCGCAAGTACGGCTGGGCCGCCGACAGCGTCACCGCCTTCGACGTGGTCACCGCCGACGGCACCCAGGCGCGGGTGACCGCCGACTCCGACGCCGAGCTCTTCTGGGCGCTGCGCGGCGGCGGCGGCGACTACGCCGTGGTCACGGCCATCGAGTACGACCTGCACCCCGCGCCCACCCTCTTCGGCGGCCGGATGGTCTGGCACGGCAGCCAGGCGCCCCGCGTCCTGGATGCCTTCCGCAAGATCACCTCCGCTGCGCCGGACGAGCTGACCGTGTGGTTCAACATGCTCGACATCCCGAACGGCCCCTGGCTGGTCACCCTGGACAGCACCTTCCTGGGCGAGGAGGCCGAGGGCCGGGCGCTGCTCAGTGCGCTCGACGAGATCGAGGGCGCGAACGCGGACACCAGGGGCGTGTGGCCGATGGCCGAGCTGGGGGAGATCGCCCACGAGCCGACGGAGCCCGGGCCCTCCGCGGCCCGCGCCGAGCTTCTGACGGACCTGGACGACAAGGTCGTCGCCGCGCTGCTCGCGGAGCCGATCGCCCCTCTCCTCGGTATGAACATCCGGCACCTGGGCGGCGCCCTCGCCCGGCCGACGGAGAACCCCCAGGGCCCGCTGACCGAGCCGTACACCCTGTCCATGTTCGGTGTGCCGTCCTCGCCGGAGCGCAGGGCCGAGATCGTCGCCCGCCAGGAGGCGCTGGTCCAGTCGGTCGCCCCGTACATCAGCGGCCGCAAGCCCTACACGTACCTCTCCCCCGGTGACACCGCCGCGGCGGCCTTCACGCCCGAGGCGCTGGCCAGGCTCCAGCAGGTCAAGCGCGACCGCGACCCGCGCGGGGTCTTCCGCAGCAACTTCCCGGTCCTCGGCTGA